The Pontibacter pudoricolor genome contains a region encoding:
- a CDS encoding UvrD-helicase domain-containing protein gives MASVFKIYSSSAGSGKTYALTKEYLKLALHQPNPDYYRSILAITFTNDAAAEMKERILGALRGFNDDILPEKVKAKSENLLETITSELQQAHPEQYLDKEEIRRRAGLVFTQVLYNYADFSVSTIDSFVNKIVQAFARELKIPHNFEVDLDSNTLLNTAVSLLLDKVKDEKGDLLTETLEQFILEKASEGRSWSMLTQELADFAKNLLNEQVYEAITDLQTLTLEDFREVHKQLRQTKQDIEAAIVEPATQAVALLEQANLDASDLSYGKNGIYGYFYRWLKTVDLNYSNSNARKIVENDSWYSATAKKNSFIVSQIDSIKDQLAELYQELENRKEQFAGMYTLLNAIVPHLYKLSVLNELEKCLQEIKLDKNTVHISEFNKRIIDIVLKEPVPFIYERLGEKYNHILIDEFQDTSVLQWNNLLPLVENALASGHFSMVVGDAKQAIYRWRGGEMEQILHLYKKNTAQLYQNRRNADLIRERYHTLNNDVLQPDNLNQNYRSRAEIIHFNNDIFTFASQAHPEFSMFTSIYDADFIQEVPDATNTGGHVQVLFTYEGDSNTKYDFDTCTRTEDLYPKYTHLAEISYNESMLNMVVHLVENAVAEGYELRDIAILSRTNQNSKRIANFLKERRYDIISQDSLSLQFAEVINFIIALFRVFNRPNDALAKSEALYLISLVTKNLVPDVKVTQRIATIANTPDPAAFYDYIRELGFDLDERNTGNLSIYELTERLIRIFNLLGHNNECEYIFRFLDLVLEYSLKNSNNLNNFLGYWDVQKEKLSINTPKNRNAVTITSIHKSKGLAYPIVIIPFADWSTEPKRGSLMWSQLPDSVNYTGKLRSVAVNIGSKLENTELGDQYKTELEKTFIENLNMLYVALTRPIERLYMIGNAKDLLMEDKMPKADGQVKNISHLLYQYLKEKELWEPGRFCYQLAKGNAPKKHNYSSEEGTFELTHLVTTDWEQRLKIKQHANNVFDFETQQRQRQVNRKLHYALSRITFAPEVNQVLRQMGYEGIISERDKPELHRLLTEIVQHPKMAYYFSNKVVIEQEKEVLDARAYLYKPDRIVFDGETVVLLEFKSPPPEPEHRNRLDHYAVRFRQLGYKKVRCVLYYFDTQEIKEWQYGDKPATQLGLAF, from the coding sequence ATGGCATCAGTTTTTAAAATATACTCTTCTTCTGCCGGGTCAGGCAAAACATACGCGCTTACCAAAGAATACCTGAAACTGGCCTTGCACCAGCCAAACCCCGACTACTACAGATCTATACTGGCCATTACCTTTACCAACGATGCGGCCGCCGAAATGAAGGAGCGTATTCTGGGGGCTTTACGCGGCTTTAACGATGATATCCTGCCGGAAAAAGTAAAAGCCAAGAGCGAGAACCTACTCGAAACTATAACAAGCGAACTGCAGCAGGCCCATCCGGAACAGTACCTGGATAAGGAAGAGATCAGAAGAAGAGCCGGACTTGTTTTTACGCAGGTGCTTTACAACTATGCCGATTTCAGTGTCAGTACGATTGATAGTTTTGTAAACAAGATCGTACAGGCTTTTGCCCGCGAACTGAAAATACCTCACAACTTTGAAGTAGACCTGGACTCGAATACCCTGCTTAACACAGCTGTATCGTTGCTGCTGGATAAGGTAAAAGACGAAAAAGGCGACCTGCTTACCGAAACCCTGGAGCAGTTTATTCTGGAAAAGGCAAGCGAAGGCCGTAGCTGGAGCATGCTGACACAGGAACTGGCCGACTTTGCCAAAAACCTGCTGAACGAACAGGTGTATGAAGCCATTACGGATCTGCAAACACTTACACTGGAAGATTTCAGGGAAGTGCACAAGCAATTGCGCCAGACCAAACAGGATATTGAAGCCGCTATAGTTGAACCCGCCACACAGGCTGTAGCTTTACTGGAACAGGCTAACCTGGATGCTTCTGACCTCTCGTATGGCAAGAACGGCATTTATGGTTACTTCTATCGCTGGCTTAAAACTGTAGACCTTAACTATAGCAATAGCAATGCCCGCAAAATCGTGGAGAACGACAGCTGGTACAGTGCAACTGCTAAAAAGAACAGCTTTATAGTCAGCCAGATCGACAGTATAAAAGACCAACTGGCCGAACTATACCAGGAGCTCGAAAATCGTAAGGAACAGTTTGCCGGCATGTATACTCTGCTCAATGCTATAGTTCCACACCTATATAAACTATCGGTACTGAATGAGCTGGAGAAATGCCTGCAGGAGATAAAACTGGATAAGAATACAGTCCATATTTCAGAGTTCAACAAGCGCATTATTGATATTGTATTAAAGGAGCCGGTTCCATTTATTTATGAACGCCTCGGCGAAAAGTATAACCACATTCTCATAGATGAGTTTCAGGATACTTCGGTTTTGCAATGGAATAACCTGCTGCCGCTGGTAGAGAATGCGCTGGCGTCGGGGCACTTTAGCATGGTGGTGGGCGATGCAAAACAGGCCATTTACCGCTGGCGCGGCGGTGAGATGGAACAGATACTGCACCTTTATAAAAAGAACACCGCCCAACTATACCAGAACCGCCGCAACGCTGACCTGATCCGGGAACGCTACCACACGCTTAACAACGATGTGCTGCAACCCGACAACCTGAACCAGAACTATAGAAGCCGCGCCGAGATCATTCATTTTAACAACGACATTTTTACATTTGCCAGTCAGGCGCACCCGGAGTTTAGTATGTTCACGTCTATTTACGATGCTGATTTTATACAGGAAGTTCCGGACGCAACCAACACCGGCGGCCATGTTCAGGTCCTATTTACCTACGAAGGCGACAGCAACACCAAGTACGACTTTGACACCTGCACCCGCACCGAAGATCTATACCCGAAATACACCCACCTGGCAGAGATTAGCTACAATGAAAGTATGCTGAACATGGTGGTGCACCTGGTGGAGAATGCCGTGGCAGAGGGATACGAACTGCGCGATATCGCCATACTCAGCCGCACAAACCAGAACAGCAAGCGTATCGCCAATTTCCTGAAAGAACGCCGCTACGACATCATTTCGCAGGATTCCCTGTCGCTGCAGTTTGCCGAAGTTATAAACTTTATCATTGCCCTGTTCAGGGTATTTAACCGGCCAAACGATGCACTGGCAAAATCAGAAGCGCTGTACCTGATAAGTTTAGTTACGAAGAACCTGGTGCCTGATGTGAAGGTTACGCAACGAATAGCAACTATAGCTAACACCCCAGACCCGGCCGCTTTTTATGATTACATCAGAGAACTTGGGTTTGACCTGGATGAGCGCAATACCGGAAACCTATCTATTTACGAGCTGACCGAAAGGCTTATCCGCATCTTTAATTTGCTGGGCCATAACAACGAGTGTGAATACATTTTCCGCTTCCTGGATTTAGTGCTGGAGTATAGTTTAAAGAACAGCAACAACCTGAACAACTTCCTGGGGTATTGGGATGTGCAGAAGGAAAAACTAAGCATTAACACCCCTAAAAACCGGAACGCGGTAACTATAACCAGCATTCACAAATCCAAAGGCCTGGCCTACCCTATCGTTATCATCCCGTTTGCTGACTGGAGCACCGAACCGAAGCGTGGCTCGCTGATGTGGAGCCAGTTGCCTGACAGCGTGAACTATACCGGAAAATTACGCAGTGTAGCTGTAAACATCGGCTCGAAATTGGAAAATACGGAACTGGGCGATCAGTATAAAACAGAGCTTGAGAAGACCTTTATCGAAAACCTGAACATGCTGTATGTGGCGCTCACCCGCCCTATCGAAAGGCTGTACATGATCGGTAATGCCAAAGACCTGTTGATGGAAGATAAAATGCCGAAGGCGGATGGGCAGGTAAAGAATATAAGCCATTTGTTGTACCAGTATCTGAAGGAAAAAGAACTATGGGAACCCGGTAGATTCTGTTATCAACTGGCCAAAGGCAACGCTCCTAAAAAGCATAACTATAGTTCGGAAGAAGGTACCTTTGAACTGACGCACCTGGTAACGACCGATTGGGAACAACGCCTGAAAATAAAACAGCACGCCAACAACGTCTTCGATTTTGAAACGCAGCAGCGCCAGCGCCAGGTAAACCGTAAACTACACTATGCTTTGTCGCGGATCACGTTTGCACCGGAAGTAAACCAGGTGCTGCGGCAAATGGGCTACGAAGGCATCATCAGCGAGCGCGACAAACCGGAATTACACCGCCTGTTAACCGAAATTGTGCAGCACCCGAAAATGGCTTATTACTTCTCTAACAAAGTAGTTATAGAACAGGAAAAAGAAGTATTGGATGCCCGAGCGTACCTGTACAAACCCGACCGTATAGTTTTCGACGGGGAAACAGTTGTGTTGCTAGAGTTTAAGTCGCCGCCACCGGAACCGGAACACCGCAACCGCCTGGACCATTATGCCGTGCGTTTCAGGCAACTTGGTTATAAAAAAGTAAGATGCGTGCTCTATTACTTCGATACACAGGAAATAAAAGAATGGCAATACGGCGACAAGCCGGCTACGCAGTTGGGTTTGGCGTTTTAA
- a CDS encoding VOC family protein: MEQRITLITLGVKNLQRSRDFYINTFGWKPLETSNESILFFQLNGIQLALFPQESLADDAGVPADGKGFRGFSLAHNVRSEKEVDELVAYLEAKGVRVLKQPEKVFWGGYSSYIADPDDNLWEIAYNPFIPLDASGNTESIH, encoded by the coding sequence ATGGAACAACGCATAACATTAATAACGCTGGGCGTAAAAAACCTGCAACGGTCTCGGGATTTCTACATCAACACCTTTGGCTGGAAGCCTTTAGAAACCAGCAACGAGAGCATCCTTTTCTTCCAGTTAAACGGCATTCAACTGGCACTATTTCCGCAGGAATCTTTGGCAGATGATGCCGGCGTACCTGCCGACGGCAAAGGCTTTAGAGGTTTTTCGCTGGCACACAATGTCCGCTCTGAAAAAGAAGTGGATGAATTGGTTGCATACCTTGAAGCAAAAGGAGTACGCGTACTGAAGCAACCTGAAAAAGTATTTTGGGGTGGCTACAGCAGCTACATCGCCGACCCGGACGATAACTTATGGGAGATCGCTTATAACCCATTCATACCATTAGATGCCAGCGGAAATACTGAGAGCATCCATTAA
- a CDS encoding PD-(D/E)XK nuclease family protein has product MQTFLELTAKYIYEKYKENISELCIVLPSRRASFFFKNALAQAAVEPIWSPNVLSMEDFICKMAKVDVVEPINLQLELYDLMREQDPTLDFDQFVTWAGTLLDDFSRMDQNMVDTGKLFDYLSEAKALERWEPRNLGWTMSPDMRKYFSLWANIEKTYHNLQQHLHKNKQAYTGMAYRRVANEIETIVQENTCHQFIFIGLNALTRSEEKIIKALLKHNKAEVLFDSDDFYMEEGMANRAGSFLRKYKNTWKLPEWRWQQNMLLTDDKTINVIGVANASMQGKLAGQLLQEIREQDKHAQVAIVLPDETLLLPVLHSIPDDVPNYNVTMGLSFKGTPLFNLVDLLFDVHLTGVNQLQESGYKVYQYHHLSISKLLTHPFIRRYELYLNEQEDQAQFHGLIQQVLDTIVAENKVLITAQELLELGQHHPLFETLFRTWRDCDDIIVAMYDLIELLRQVYTHGHNTIETEYLYIFYTIIKRLDTIFDCREQKISVRSFRKFLYELIGQTRLPFSGEPISDVQIMGMLETRALDFENLIILSVNENTLPAPKKHNSLMPFDVLKEFGLPTYAENEGAMAYNFYRLLQRAKRVNLLYVLPSDTYGSGEKSRFILQLQNDLALRNRNITFRDMTAIVEQTDTKKYDEDIVIQKDSATLEQIKRDLQRGLYPSSLNTYINCSLKYYFSRIAKMQEADEVEEQVDAAQFGTVVHQVLEDFFKPFVLSGEPIVAESIDQMLLELPGHTKLAFNQATRGASTERGLNYLLLKVAIEVLEKYLNKLKHSSELPLYILRLEDSLTAKLLVQLDDELLDVTIAGKADRIDMTGHEIRVIDYKTGKVEQNKLRVKTDDLRSPSSKTKDFDKPRQLWLYQYILQRQLREAPQTIVGNNQQIDPATIVAKSGIISFRNIEENVLSSEFNFMGEDGQPKDFIVASEELLTGIIKNMLDPNEPIRKTQDPDICEYCAYKGICAR; this is encoded by the coding sequence GTGCAGACTTTCCTGGAGCTAACCGCGAAATACATTTACGAAAAGTATAAAGAGAATATCAGCGAGCTATGCATTGTGCTGCCTTCGCGCAGGGCGAGCTTTTTCTTTAAGAATGCGCTGGCACAAGCTGCTGTAGAACCCATCTGGTCGCCGAATGTGCTCTCGATGGAAGACTTTATCTGTAAAATGGCGAAGGTGGATGTAGTGGAGCCGATAAACCTGCAGCTCGAACTATACGACCTGATGCGCGAGCAGGACCCGACCCTGGATTTCGATCAGTTTGTAACCTGGGCTGGTACTTTGCTCGATGACTTCAGCCGGATGGACCAGAACATGGTGGATACCGGGAAGCTGTTTGATTACCTGAGCGAAGCAAAGGCACTGGAACGCTGGGAACCCCGCAACCTGGGCTGGACCATGTCGCCGGACATGCGCAAGTACTTTAGCTTATGGGCTAACATCGAGAAGACCTACCATAACCTGCAGCAGCACCTGCACAAGAACAAGCAGGCCTACACCGGCATGGCTTACCGCAGAGTCGCAAACGAGATCGAAACTATAGTTCAGGAAAACACCTGTCACCAGTTCATCTTCATTGGCCTGAATGCGCTTACCAGGTCTGAAGAAAAGATCATTAAGGCACTTCTGAAACACAACAAAGCCGAAGTGCTGTTTGACAGTGATGATTTTTACATGGAAGAAGGCATGGCCAACCGGGCTGGCAGCTTTCTGCGCAAGTATAAAAACACCTGGAAACTACCGGAGTGGCGCTGGCAACAGAACATGCTGTTGACCGATGACAAAACTATAAATGTGATTGGCGTGGCCAACGCCAGCATGCAGGGTAAACTTGCCGGGCAACTATTGCAGGAAATTCGTGAGCAGGATAAGCACGCGCAAGTTGCCATCGTTTTACCCGATGAGACACTTCTCTTGCCGGTGCTGCATTCTATTCCGGACGATGTGCCCAACTATAACGTAACCATGGGTCTGAGCTTTAAGGGCACTCCCCTGTTCAACCTCGTTGATTTGCTGTTTGATGTGCATTTAACGGGCGTGAACCAACTACAGGAAAGCGGCTATAAAGTATATCAATACCATCATTTATCAATTAGCAAACTGCTCACGCACCCGTTCATCCGTCGCTACGAACTATACCTTAACGAGCAAGAGGACCAGGCTCAGTTTCATGGGCTGATACAGCAGGTGCTGGATACGATAGTTGCGGAGAACAAAGTGCTGATCACGGCTCAGGAACTGTTGGAATTAGGTCAGCATCACCCGCTATTCGAAACGCTGTTCCGTACCTGGCGCGATTGCGACGATATTATTGTTGCCATGTACGACCTGATAGAGCTGCTCCGCCAGGTTTACACCCACGGCCACAACACCATCGAGACCGAATATCTCTACATCTTCTACACCATCATCAAGCGACTCGACACGATTTTTGATTGCCGCGAGCAGAAGATATCGGTGCGCAGTTTCCGGAAGTTTTTGTACGAACTGATTGGCCAGACAAGATTACCATTTAGTGGCGAGCCAATTTCGGATGTGCAGATCATGGGTATGCTCGAGACCCGTGCACTTGACTTTGAAAACCTGATCATCCTTTCTGTAAACGAGAATACCCTGCCTGCTCCTAAAAAGCACAACTCACTGATGCCGTTTGATGTACTGAAAGAGTTTGGCCTGCCAACGTATGCGGAGAATGAAGGCGCTATGGCTTACAATTTTTACCGTTTGCTGCAGCGAGCCAAGCGTGTGAATTTGCTTTATGTGCTGCCTTCCGATACCTATGGTTCCGGTGAGAAAAGCCGCTTTATCTTACAACTGCAAAACGACCTGGCCCTGCGTAACCGCAACATCACGTTCCGGGACATGACAGCTATAGTGGAACAGACCGATACCAAGAAATACGACGAAGACATAGTTATACAAAAAGACAGCGCTACACTGGAGCAGATAAAACGCGACCTGCAGCGCGGCCTCTACCCATCCAGCCTGAACACTTATATTAACTGTTCGCTTAAATACTACTTCAGCCGAATTGCTAAAATGCAGGAAGCCGACGAAGTGGAAGAACAGGTAGATGCAGCGCAGTTTGGTACGGTGGTGCACCAGGTGCTGGAAGATTTCTTTAAGCCATTTGTGCTGAGTGGCGAACCTATAGTTGCCGAAAGTATAGATCAGATGCTGCTCGAGTTACCGGGCCACACCAAACTTGCTTTTAACCAGGCTACCCGCGGCGCCAGCACCGAGCGCGGCCTTAACTACCTGTTGCTGAAAGTAGCCATTGAAGTATTAGAAAAGTACCTGAACAAGCTCAAACACTCCAGCGAACTGCCACTCTATATTCTCAGGTTAGAAGACTCCCTTACGGCTAAACTACTGGTACAACTGGACGATGAACTGCTGGACGTAACGATAGCCGGGAAAGCTGACCGCATAGACATGACAGGCCACGAAATACGGGTGATAGACTATAAAACCGGAAAGGTAGAACAGAACAAACTCCGTGTAAAAACAGATGACCTAAGATCACCATCTTCCAAAACAAAGGACTTTGATAAGCCGCGCCAACTATGGCTGTACCAGTATATTCTGCAACGGCAGTTACGCGAAGCACCGCAAACTATAGTTGGTAACAATCAGCAGATCGATCCGGCAACTATAGTTGCAAAGTCAGGCATTATCTCGTTCCGGAACATAGAAGAGAATGTGTTATCGTCGGAGTTTAATTTTATGGGAGAAGATGGCCAGCCCAAGGATTTTATAGTTGCTTCAGAAGAACTACTGACTGGAATCATCAAAAACATGCTCGACCCGAACGAACCGATCCGTAAAACGCAGGACCCGGACATTTGTGAATATTGCGCTTACAAAGGTATCTGTGCGAGGTAA
- a CDS encoding FUSC family protein, with translation MHKRIEQLERFGLTLQILKTALAGSLSWFVATNLLHAEFPYFAAIAAILTVQVTVADSVDKATQRIIGIIGGVLLSMLIGHWFKVNAVSIFIVILLGMGISKALRMNPQIISQVAISSLLVLAFGHFNQGYAFDRIIETIIGSAIAVIINAVIVPQNAIPDVETCIVNLGETAAKTLCSLTVLLDYTSTHRKTGRSEVNALKKEYQKCQDTLKLAEQSLKYNFFLTNKRTRLSRLAVTIRKLDHIIIQIRGIRRGLDDLQHSKLRWLEQEFTQQLTTAMVATSACIVSYANVSVKATEASLFQLWDAIERARKEQAKCLDALQTIPTPEMLRDVGSILTDLSRIVAETERQSKKAVPQPVK, from the coding sequence TTGCATAAGCGTATTGAACAACTGGAACGTTTCGGGCTTACCCTGCAGATCCTAAAAACGGCACTGGCAGGGTCTCTCTCGTGGTTTGTAGCTACTAATTTGCTACATGCCGAGTTTCCCTATTTTGCTGCCATTGCAGCTATTCTTACCGTACAGGTCACCGTTGCCGATTCTGTTGATAAAGCGACGCAGCGCATTATTGGTATAATTGGAGGTGTGTTGCTGAGCATGCTTATCGGACATTGGTTCAAGGTAAATGCCGTCTCTATTTTTATAGTTATTCTGCTGGGGATGGGCATTTCGAAGGCACTCCGCATGAACCCGCAGATCATTTCGCAGGTGGCGATCAGTTCGTTGCTGGTACTGGCTTTCGGACACTTTAACCAGGGCTACGCCTTCGACCGCATCATCGAAACTATTATTGGCTCCGCAATTGCCGTTATCATCAATGCCGTAATCGTACCCCAGAATGCCATACCGGATGTAGAAACCTGTATCGTAAATCTTGGTGAAACAGCAGCTAAAACCCTGTGCAGCCTTACCGTGCTTCTTGACTATACCTCCACTCACCGGAAAACAGGCCGTAGCGAAGTAAATGCCCTGAAAAAGGAATATCAGAAATGTCAGGATACTTTAAAACTTGCCGAGCAAAGCCTCAAATACAACTTCTTCCTGACCAATAAGCGAACCAGGTTAAGCAGGCTGGCTGTCACAATTCGCAAGCTGGACCATATTATAATTCAGATCAGGGGCATCCGGCGAGGGCTTGACGATTTGCAGCACAGCAAACTTAGGTGGCTGGAGCAGGAATTTACACAGCAATTGACTACGGCCATGGTAGCTACATCAGCCTGTATCGTTTCGTATGCAAATGTAAGTGTAAAAGCCACAGAGGCATCTCTTTTTCAACTATGGGACGCGATAGAAAGAGCCAGAAAAGAACAGGCCAAATGCCTGGACGCATTACAAACGATACCAACCCCTGAAATGCTGCGCGATGTAGGAAGCATATTAACCGACCTGAGCCGTATAGTTGCCGAAACAGAACGGCAAAGCAAAAAAGCAGTACCTCAGCCAGTAAAGTAA
- a CDS encoding helix-turn-helix domain-containing protein — MPETTLPIYQIKDFDAGSQQERYFYMNSFAQHLQEHAFIQKPHKHDFYMLLFVTQGTGTHTIDFETYPVKPGATFFLSPGQLHSWQLSPETDGFIVFFTPSFYLLDFSHHKLYSFPFFHGLVHKPLLQISAAHWASLKTILNNIKKELAAQQLYADAIIRNYLDILLLQLSRQYQSEKQEQQLPVGMLSQVEVLQNLIEKNYKEHKPVSFYADKLHTTPKQLNEYCKRILGKTTTDLIHDRVILEAKRLLVHSDRTISQVAAELGYFDNAYFFRFFKKKTNYTPEQFRKEHL, encoded by the coding sequence ATGCCTGAAACAACCCTTCCCATTTACCAGATTAAAGATTTTGATGCCGGCAGCCAGCAGGAACGGTATTTTTATATGAATTCTTTTGCGCAGCATCTGCAGGAGCATGCTTTTATTCAGAAACCGCATAAGCACGACTTCTACATGCTGTTATTTGTTACTCAAGGTACAGGCACCCATACCATCGATTTTGAAACGTACCCGGTAAAGCCAGGCGCTACTTTCTTTTTAAGCCCGGGCCAGTTACATAGCTGGCAGCTTAGCCCCGAAACCGACGGTTTTATAGTTTTCTTCACCCCATCGTTTTACCTGCTCGATTTTTCGCATCACAAGCTCTATAGTTTCCCGTTTTTTCATGGATTGGTACATAAGCCTTTGCTGCAGATTTCTGCAGCACACTGGGCATCGCTTAAAACCATACTTAACAACATTAAAAAAGAACTGGCAGCGCAGCAACTATACGCTGATGCTATTATCCGCAATTACCTCGATATCCTGTTGCTTCAGTTATCACGGCAGTACCAATCAGAAAAGCAGGAACAGCAACTGCCTGTGGGCATGCTGTCGCAGGTAGAAGTGTTGCAAAACCTGATCGAGAAAAACTACAAAGAACACAAGCCTGTCAGCTTTTACGCCGATAAACTACACACTACACCTAAACAGCTTAATGAATATTGTAAACGGATACTAGGCAAAACAACGACAGACCTGATTCATGACAGGGTTATACTGGAAGCCAAACGGTTACTGGTGCACTCTGATCGTACCATATCGCAGGTGGCCGCCGAGCTGGGTTATTTTGACAATGCTTACTTCTTCCGGTTTTTTAAAAAGAAGACCAACTATACGCCTGAACAATTCCGGAAAGAGCACCTATAG
- a CDS encoding DUF983 domain-containing protein produces MAWKDSSFYSILNIKCPRCHEGDMFPKGTLYSVSKFATMNEKCSCCGQYFEPETGYYYGAMFVSYAFSTAIFIGVWIVLSMLVEEVTLLMMIVALVVSVIALLPINFRLSRSIWIHIFIRYKGPCTLEKKKS; encoded by the coding sequence ATGGCCTGGAAAGACTCTTCTTTTTATAGTATACTGAATATTAAATGTCCGCGCTGCCATGAGGGTGATATGTTTCCGAAGGGCACGCTTTATAGTGTAAGCAAGTTTGCTACAATGAATGAAAAGTGCAGCTGCTGCGGACAGTATTTTGAGCCGGAAACAGGTTACTACTATGGTGCCATGTTTGTGAGTTACGCGTTTAGCACAGCCATCTTTATCGGGGTCTGGATCGTGTTAAGTATGCTGGTAGAGGAAGTAACCTTGCTGATGATGATCGTAGCTCTGGTCGTTTCAGTAATAGCACTGCTGCCCATAAATTTCAGACTGTCACGCAGCATCTGGATACATATCTTTATCCGTTATAAAGGCCCATGCACCCTGGAAAAGAAAAAGAGTTAA
- a CDS encoding MBL fold metallo-hydrolase RNA specificity domain-containing protein gives MQQDLSPIQLTFLGGAGTVTGSKIHIKTAKHQILIDCGLFQGLKQLRLLNWQKPALKLEDLDAIILTHGHLDHCGYLPVLVKNSYDGPIYATEPSRDITRIILTDSARIQMEDAEEANRGGYSIHHPAKPLYDLDDVARTMPLFETHNYGEWVIINEDIKFCFRNSGHILGSAIVELKCQGRTFIFSGDIGQRQPLLMDPPVRLRDADYVIMESTYGDRLHSDVSPYTELAEVVNHTYDKGGVLVIPSFAVERAQELLLLLNTLKEDKSIPPIPVYLDTPMGIDVSDLYLHYHEWHNLTRAECETMMRNVHIIRKFEHTQHVLDTHGPKIVIAGSGMVTGGRVLYYLERLLGDARNTVLLVGFQAPGTRGSLLSSGTDELKIHGAYYKVRAEVRQISTMSAHGDRDDLLWWLQNFKQAPLQVFLNHGEAQASEVLRMEIKDKLKFPVTIAQMGETYYL, from the coding sequence ATGCAACAAGATCTCTCTCCAATTCAGCTTACCTTTCTGGGTGGTGCCGGTACTGTTACCGGTTCCAAAATTCATATTAAAACAGCAAAACACCAGATACTCATCGATTGTGGTTTGTTTCAGGGACTCAAACAACTGCGCCTTTTAAACTGGCAAAAGCCTGCCCTTAAACTGGAAGACCTGGATGCCATCATCCTCACGCACGGACACCTGGACCATTGCGGCTACCTGCCCGTGCTTGTTAAAAATAGTTACGATGGACCCATTTACGCCACAGAACCGTCCCGCGACATAACACGCATTATTCTTACCGACAGTGCCCGTATACAAATGGAGGATGCCGAAGAAGCAAACCGCGGCGGATATTCCATCCACCATCCGGCCAAACCGCTTTATGACCTCGACGATGTAGCCCGCACCATGCCCTTATTTGAGACACACAACTATGGCGAGTGGGTAATTATAAACGAAGACATTAAGTTTTGTTTCAGAAACAGCGGCCACATACTGGGTTCCGCTATAGTTGAGTTGAAGTGCCAGGGCCGTACATTTATTTTTTCAGGAGACATAGGCCAGCGCCAGCCGCTGTTAATGGACCCGCCGGTCAGGCTCCGTGATGCAGATTATGTGATCATGGAATCAACCTATGGCGACAGGCTGCATAGTGACGTATCTCCTTATACCGAACTTGCAGAAGTAGTAAACCATACCTATGACAAAGGTGGTGTACTGGTCATTCCGAGTTTTGCCGTAGAGCGCGCGCAGGAATTACTTCTGCTCCTGAATACGCTTAAAGAGGACAAGAGCATCCCTCCTATACCGGTCTACCTGGATACACCGATGGGCATTGATGTGTCTGACCTGTATTTGCATTATCACGAGTGGCATAACCTAACCCGTGCTGAATGTGAAACTATGATGCGCAACGTACACATTATCCGCAAATTTGAGCACACCCAACATGTACTGGATACGCACGGCCCTAAAATTGTGATTGCAGGCAGCGGCATGGTAACAGGCGGTCGTGTGTTGTACTACCTGGAGCGTTTACTCGGAGATGCCAGGAATACAGTGTTGCTGGTAGGTTTCCAGGCACCGGGTACACGGGGTAGTTTGCTAAGCAGTGGAACCGATGAACTGAAGATACATGGTGCCTACTATAAGGTTCGGGCTGAAGTAAGGCAGATAAGCACCATGTCGGCGCACGGCGACCGGGACGACCTGCTCTGGTGGCTACAGAATTTTAAACAGGCTCCGCTACAGGTTTTCCTGAACCACGGCGAGGCACAGGCCAGTGAAGTTCTTCGCATGGAAATAAAAGACAAACTAAAATTTCCGGTAACTATAGCGCAGATGGGCGAAACGTATTACTTGTAA